In one window of Maribacter dokdonensis DSW-8 DNA:
- a CDS encoding succinate dehydrogenase cytochrome b subunit → MSGFFKSSIGRKYAMALSAFFLMFFLLQHFAINILSVFSPDAFNEASHFMGTFWAVQYVLQPVLIFGVIYHFVMGFILEAKNRSARVKKYAKNNGAANSSWMSRNMIYSGLCILAFLVLHFIDFWIPEINTKYIQGDMSGLLGNGEGFRYYEELAHKFESPLRVGAYVIAFVFLSLHLMHGFSSAFQSAGATSMRKEKLQLFGKAYAIIIPLGFIFIALFHHFNHH, encoded by the coding sequence ATGAGCGGATTTTTTAAATCTTCGATTGGTAGAAAGTACGCAATGGCACTTTCTGCTTTCTTTTTAATGTTTTTTCTACTTCAGCATTTTGCAATTAACATTTTATCGGTTTTCAGTCCAGATGCCTTCAATGAAGCTTCGCACTTTATGGGTACATTTTGGGCCGTACAATATGTTCTGCAGCCTGTTTTAATTTTCGGTGTAATCTATCATTTTGTGATGGGTTTCATCTTAGAAGCCAAAAACAGAAGTGCTAGGGTAAAAAAATACGCAAAAAACAATGGTGCTGCCAATTCATCATGGATGAGCCGTAATATGATTTACAGCGGTTTGTGCATTTTGGCATTTTTGGTACTTCACTTTATTGATTTCTGGATCCCAGAAATCAATACAAAATATATTCAAGGCGATATGTCTGGTTTATTGGGTAACGGTGAAGGCTTTCGTTATTATGAGGAACTTGCCCATAAGTTTGAAAGCCCATTACGTGTTGGCGCTTATGTAATCGCCTTCGTATTCTTATCGTTACACCTAATGCATGGCTTTAGTTCTGCATTTCAGTCTGCCGGTGCAACGAGCATGAGAAAAGAAAAATTACAATTGTTTGGTAAAGCGTATGCTATAATAATTCCATTAGGATTTATTTTCATTGCACTTTTTCATCATTTTA